The nucleotide sequence TTACCGATCCTATGACAAAAGCAATACTAGGTTCCATAAGTGCGATTGTCGGAATTGGGACATCAATAATTGGAGCCATAAACAGAAAAACGGAAAAAGAAGTTGCCGAAGCAAACAGAGAAGCTGAAGAACTGGAAAAAAAGAGACTTGATGAAATAGATAGAAGAGTTGCCGGTGTTTTTGAGAATATAGCTAAACGAATGAATGGAGTAAATAAAGCTCAAATAGACTGGAAAAATGCTCTTGATATTGGAGGGCTTGAACGACAGAAAAAAAAGATAGATGTTTTTTTAAAAACAGCAGAAAATTTAAAAACAACTGAAACAAGGGACGAACGCAGACAAAGAACTAGAACTGTCGGTAGTTATCATTCGGTTGGTGAACGAGTTTTGTTTGGGCTATTTTCATTCGGTGCATCTGAACTTTTTATGCAACAAAAAGTATCAGAAACATATATAGAAAAAGTACCATTAACCGTTAAAGAATTACTTGATAAAATGTATCAAGCGAGAGAAAGAGGAGACAACGACCTCGCAGACAAATTACAAAAAGTTATAGAAGAAACGATTAAAGAAGCCGCAAAAAAAGAAGGGATAAACCTTGATAATGTTGATGGTATATCAAATTATATACAAGGGCTTGATACAGCTTTGGCAAACTATATAAAAACACGTGATTTAACTGCATTTAAGAAAGAATTAAAAGATGCTCTTTATGAAGCCGTTATACAAAAAACTATTTTTAATTCTGCATTAAAAAAAATAATGGCAGACTTAGATTTAGTAGAACAAGGAAAATTAAGTAAGGAAGATTTTGAAAAACACTTAGAGGAAATCGGAAATAACGCTATTGAAACAGCCGATAAACTTTCTGCATTATTTGGACTATCAAAAGATTTTGATAAAATAAAAGAAGAGTGGAAGCAAATAGGAAGTGCAATGTCATCCGCTCTTACATCAACCCTCGGCGAGTCTGCCTATAATGCCGACTGGGGCAGTTTTAAAAAATCTTTTGCTGCCGAAATGAAAAAGGCTATTATCCAATCGGCTATTGAGAGTGCCGGTATTAAAGCAAAGGTAGATGAAATAATTAAACAAATAATGGATGACGGTAAAATATCAGGAGATGAAATAAATGATACGATAAATAAATTAAAAAACCTGTATGATAATTTAGAAGGGAATATGGCCGAATTAGCCAAAATAAATAAAGCTCTTGAGGGTGGTGTTGAAATAAAATCTAAAACATCAGGTTCTATTATTCAGCAATTATCTGGTGCAGATAGAGATTGGTTTATGGAAGTCTTGAAAGAAGGTTTTACAAAAATCAATCAGGTTATAGATTTAAAGGAAACGACAATTCAACACATGGCAGCAACACAGATTATAATCAATTCTTTAATCTATAATTCATACAATAGTACTATTTATATACAAGCAACAGAAACCACAGACCTAAAAGGGTTGATTGGCGAAATAGTTGAACAAGCGTTAGCGGGGTAAACACTATGAAAATATTTTATAACAATGAAATGTTAGACATTCCAATCTGGATAACGGCAAGTGATAATTCGGTGCAGATTGCAAATCACACAGCAAAAATAAACGATAGGCATGGTGAGGTGTCTTTTGGAGAGCATGTCTATTCGGCCCGCTCTTTTAATTGCTCAGGTACTATCTTTGCCGAAAAATATGAAGATGTAGAAAAAGAACGCTCAAGGCTTACATCTCTTTTAGTAGGCCGTGAATTAAAAGTTTATCGGGATGATGATGATAAAATATTTTATATTTGCTGTTTAATTGGTAATATAAAAATCAGTTATAATCATGGTATAGATCTCGCAAAAACATTTACTATAAGTTTTATGCTAAAAGCACTAGACCCGTTCGGTTATGGAGAAGAAAAAGAAAAATCTATAGTCGCGGGACTTCAAACATTACCAATCCAAAATGATGGCAATTATATGACTCTTCCCATAATTGAAATTAACACTACAGAAAGTCTTAATGGATTACTTTTAAAATGTGGTAATTCTTTTTTAGAACTATCTGGAGAAATAACACCAACATCAGGGCAAATATTACAATATCAAGACGGTAATCTTTTTTTAAATAATGATGATATATCTTATAAGCTATCAGATAAAAGTTTACTCTACCCTCTTTCGCTTCAAGCCGGTAATAATAATTTAGAAATAAAAATACACTCCGGCAATATAAAGATTAAATATCATGGGAGGTATGTATAATGGTTATTTTTTACGATAAAAACGGTAGAAGAATAGGAAAGGCTTATGAGGTTGGTTGGAACTTTAGTCAAAAACGCAATAAAGAAGGCACGGGCAAAATAGAGCTTGTAAATTATCCTGTCGGTGCAAAATATGCTTCTTTGTATAAGGGAAAAGAAAAAATAAAAGATGTTGTTATTACAGAAAACTCAAGCAATGACAAAGGGGTAAATACGAACATCCGTACATTGGAAAGTCTTTTCAAGAATTATCGATTGCCGGAAAATTGGAAAGGGTGGAACAAGAAACCTTTAAACTTTGTATTATCAGATGCAGTAAACGGCTTTGACTATATTCAAAAATCAACAATAGAGGATTTTTCACATTATCTTGAAAAAACAAATGTGGCATTAAACAAAATAAAAGATGGGGACATACACTTAGACTATTATCAAGAAGGAGATAGTCTTAAATATTATGAAGAAGGAACTATTACATTCGCTTTTGATTGCGGAGATATAGCGGGGCAAAGATATGTTAGGTGGGTAGAAACTACCGGAGAAAAAGTATATATAGGCATTCAATCCGTATCATCGGATACACCCATAAGCAGCATATCACAAGTTGACTTTTCGGGGGTTCCAATTTTAAATGCTAGACGAGATATAGAAAATGACAGCTCTTTTTCAGGTGTCCCTATTGCAAGTATGGGCCGCTATGTTGCCATTCGATTTGTCTTGAAATATATCAATCCCGATTGGATTAGTGATTTTGCAACACATAAAGTTTACAATGAAAATAATGTACTTGTAGATAGAACCGTTAGAGGATTTACTCCGGTAATACGAGCTTTTGAAATTATTACAAGAAAAAAAAGTGAGTTTAAAATAAAATCCGTGCCAATGGATATGGGTGAATTGATCGAAGATATAGAGCTTTCAAACATATCAATATGGGAAGCTGTCCAAAAAATAAGAGAAAAATATAAGTTTGACACAAATTGTTACATTGAAAAAGACAAAATATATTTTGAGTTTGCAAAATCTTTAGTTAAAAATAAAACAAGAAAAGCTAAATATCTTTTGCGGGCAAGTGATAAACAAACATCTTCCTTAAACAATACAAATATTAAAGAACTAAAACAAGAGATACAAAAAGTTAATGTTTTGCATTGTTACGGAGAGGGAGAAAGACAGCAAAAAATATATCTAAGAATACCTGAGGTTGGAACTTTTGATAATCTGCCCACTGTAGAAGATACTTTTTCTGATAGTAAAATAAAAACAAGAGAAGGACTAAAAACAGCTGGAGAAAAAGCATTAAAAGAAAAAAGAAAAGAGGATAATCCGATATTTGAAGTTGAAACAATAATACCTATAAGACTTTTTGATAAAATATCTTTAATCCATCCTGATACTGAAAAAGTCTATGAGTGTATTGTTGAAGAAGAAAACATATCTTATAAGGGTAATGTTTTTACGCAGAAATTTGGCATTGGCGGAGATTTATTCAACCCTTTATCTGCTCTTATCCCAAAAGATGATAACAACCATGAAAATAAAATTTTGAAACCACCCGTAGGCTTAACTGCTACAGGCAAAATAAAATCAATCAGTTTAGAATGGGATGGCGATGATGTTGATTTTGTAGTACGTTGGAAAGAAAAGGGGCAGATAGTTTATAATTACAGGCACTCAAAGCAAACAAAGATACTTTTTGAAAGATTAAAACCAAACTCTGAATACTTATTTAGTGTTGCAAGTGTTTATGAAGGCCGTATATCCGACTATACTGCTGAAATATCTTGTATAGCTATAGCAGAGTCAGCCTTTTCCTTCCCCACCGACACCGACATTTTAAGCCTTCTGAATTTTGACGAAACACCCCAAGCCCTGCCCGCCCCCAACCCGTCTTATACAGCTTGGAAATCTAAAATCATTGAATACGATTGCACAGATAAACAAGAAATCAAGATGACTTTTGAGGAAGCGTTAAATAATATAATTATTTTATCTGGAGAATTAAAAAACGATTTTACATTAAAATTATTTTTCGACAAGCAAAACGGAAACGGGGCTAAGCAGTATTTAATAGTTTATAAATTAACGGGTAATTTTAATGTAATAATTCAAACTGAAGAACCCGCAACTAATAAAATCTCTCAAAACATAAACGCCAAAACATTCGGCCTTGGCTGTTATGCGGTGGTAGATTTTAGAGGCAATGTGTGGGCTTTTGAGGGCAATATTAAGCAATCCTTAATTGATGAAATTTTGCAGCACACAGAAAATAAACTTAACAATAATGCTCAACAAACAATTACTAATTTTAAAAATGAAATAAATAATTTTTATCTTGAAGAAAAAAATAAAATGAATATTTTTATTCAAGAAAAAATGAATGAAATAAAAAATTATCACAAAAACCGCTTTATTAAAGAGTCCGGAGCAATCGGGGAAATTCGGTACTTCACCAGCAAAAAATATACTTATGGCTATTTATATGCAAACGGCTATTCTTTTATTCCAGAACTTTACCCCGATTTCTATCAATTTTGGCTTGAAAATTTTGGGGACAAGAAAAAGAAAAACTATCTAGGCTATGACGCTTTCGGCTACCCGAAGCTGCCTGACTTGCGAGGTGTTGCATTAAGAGCTGTCGACGACGGAAGCGGCCGAGGCGGCGCAACCTTGGCACTGGAGTATCAAGGAGACGCTATAAGGAATATTAAAGGGGGATTTTCCTCTGCTGCAGGTGGTGTCTCGCCAGAACATGGCCATCTTTTTTATACCCTCAACCACTTCGTGTCTGGCCACGGACATACGAGCGATTCGAATGCTTCGTATATTAGTTTTTTGATGGATGCATCCCGTGTCGTTCCCACAGCAAAAGACAATAGAATAAAATCTTACGGGGTATACCCGTTTATAAAAGTTATATAAGGAGATAAAAAATGACAAATGAACAAGTAATCGAAGCCGTCAATCGGCTTACCGAAACCTACAATGAAGTTAAAGCAGAACTTAACGAAGTAAAAAGGCAAGCCGCTATTTTACAACCGCTTTATAAAAA is from Treponema denticola and encodes:
- a CDS encoding phage tail domain-containing protein; this translates as MKIFYNNEMLDIPIWITASDNSVQIANHTAKINDRHGEVSFGEHVYSARSFNCSGTIFAEKYEDVEKERSRLTSLLVGRELKVYRDDDDKIFYICCLIGNIKISYNHGIDLAKTFTISFMLKALDPFGYGEEKEKSIVAGLQTLPIQNDGNYMTLPIIEINTTESLNGLLLKCGNSFLELSGEITPTSGQILQYQDGNLFLNNDDISYKLSDKSLLYPLSLQAGNNNLEIKIHSGNIKIKYHGRYV
- a CDS encoding fibronectin type III domain-containing protein gives rise to the protein MVIFYDKNGRRIGKAYEVGWNFSQKRNKEGTGKIELVNYPVGAKYASLYKGKEKIKDVVITENSSNDKGVNTNIRTLESLFKNYRLPENWKGWNKKPLNFVLSDAVNGFDYIQKSTIEDFSHYLEKTNVALNKIKDGDIHLDYYQEGDSLKYYEEGTITFAFDCGDIAGQRYVRWVETTGEKVYIGIQSVSSDTPISSISQVDFSGVPILNARRDIENDSSFSGVPIASMGRYVAIRFVLKYINPDWISDFATHKVYNENNVLVDRTVRGFTPVIRAFEIITRKKSEFKIKSVPMDMGELIEDIELSNISIWEAVQKIREKYKFDTNCYIEKDKIYFEFAKSLVKNKTRKAKYLLRASDKQTSSLNNTNIKELKQEIQKVNVLHCYGEGERQQKIYLRIPEVGTFDNLPTVEDTFSDSKIKTREGLKTAGEKALKEKRKEDNPIFEVETIIPIRLFDKISLIHPDTEKVYECIVEEENISYKGNVFTQKFGIGGDLFNPLSALIPKDDNNHENKILKPPVGLTATGKIKSISLEWDGDDVDFVVRWKEKGQIVYNYRHSKQTKILFERLKPNSEYLFSVASVYEGRISDYTAEISCIAIAESAFSFPTDTDILSLLNFDETPQALPAPNPSYTAWKSKIIEYDCTDKQEIKMTFEEALNNIIILSGELKNDFTLKLFFDKQNGNGAKQYLIVYKLTGNFNVIIQTEEPATNKISQNINAKTFGLGCYAVVDFRGNVWAFEGNIKQSLIDEILQHTENKLNNNAQQTITNFKNEINNFYLEEKNKMNIFIQEKMNEIKNYHKNRFIKESGAIGEIRYFTSKKYTYGYLYANGYSFIPELYPDFYQFWLENFGDKKKKNYLGYDAFGYPKLPDLRGVALRAVDDGSGRGGATLALEYQGDAIRNIKGGFSSAAGGVSPEHGHLFYTLNHFVSGHGHTSDSNASYISFLMDASRVVPTAKDNRIKSYGVYPFIKVI